A genomic window from Chrysoperla carnea chromosome 3, inChrCarn1.1, whole genome shotgun sequence includes:
- the LOC123295990 gene encoding uncharacterized protein LOC123295990: protein MEGMIDLEEESFTNTIGEECPIVVEMASLDIIDESPKPPPTRRSLRRRSGIFEHTLIKKALESNSSEQSPASTDTEPQNKRRVIKQPRKRCSKVNDDQLSGIKDYYLCKKFKRIPSTFETIYEEPKLQKNKYVFVASKKEKRILSFGNSSTITTGKVKKRRLKIKKLLPSQSFMKRERLSMDYFLQKIGNCDRQSTSTDSST from the exons atggaagGTATGATTGATTTGGAAGAAGAATCGTTTACAAATACCAT TGGAGAGGAATGTCCCATCGTAGTAGAAATGGCATCCTTAGATATAATTGATGAATCGCCAAAACCACCACCAACACGCCGCAGCTTACGCAGAAGAAGTGGTATCTTCGAacatacattaattaaaaaagcatTAGAATCAAATTCAAGTGAACAATCACCAGCTAGTACAGACACAGAACCACAGAATAAACGACGCGTTATTAAACAACCGCGAAAACGTTGCTCCAAAGTTAATGATGATCAATTATCCGGTATTAAAGACTATTATTTATGCAAGAAATTTAAAAGGATACCCTCaacttttgaaacaatttatgaAGAACCcaaattacagaaaaataaatatgtatttgtcGCAAGTAAAAAAGAGAAACGTATCTTATCATTTGGTAATAGTTCAACAATAACAACTGGCAAGGTGAAGAAAagacgtttaaaaataaagaaactatTGCCTAGTCAAAGTTTTATGAAACGTGAACGTCTTTCTATGGattatttcttacaaaaaatagGAAATTGTGATCGACAAAGTACATCGACTGATTCCAGCACttaa